One genomic region from Lycorma delicatula isolate Av1 chromosome 1, ASM4794821v1, whole genome shotgun sequence encodes:
- the LOC142319020 gene encoding uncharacterized protein LOC142319020 produces the protein MAVNIPTWLTKDYIRTALQNDENTKNIISIEKMEVDTPVPVGNNGTCLIIRVQAFYFIKDEKDVQKISFILKAPMKSELHEFISEGGVYQKESMIYSELVPKYKSMFKDVSPDLFAKSFYSTEKDVVILEDLKVKGYMMADKAKQLSFEECAVALSSLAIFHAASVKLYETEPELIKKVSVEILFREDTKEYFTGITEGFIHRAGDEFEKHPELRKYVESIRKVEKRIFDELVQLCKPKESEFNVLNHGDFWTNNMMFKYIDNKPVHVIPIDLQACRYATPALDIVYFMYSSAKEEVRTEKYDDLLNIYLNKLNKYLEIFRSEKRLNITELKNAIDECGILAVQVTIAFLPFFLVDSDKTEIIDVREMSIEEFKNSGSGNNMDGYFRNNKYLKIIEKRFEEFENNRWYLKT, from the coding sequence atgGCTGTAAATATACCGACCTGGTTGACAAAAGATTATATCCGAACTGCTTTACAAAATGACGaaaatacaaagaatattatATCAATTGAAAAAATGGAAGTAGATACACCAGTTCCAGTAGGTAACAATGGCACTTGTTTAATAATCAGAGTACAagcgttttattttataaaagatgaaaaagacgtacaaaaaatatctttcattctTAAAGCACCGATGAAAAGTGAACTCCATGAATTTATATCCGAAGGTGGGGTTTATCAAAAGGAAAGCATGATTTATAGTGAACTGGTACCAAAATATAAATCAATGTTCAAAGATGTATCACCTGATTTGTTtgcaaaatcattttattcaactgaaaaagatgttgtaattttggaagatttaaaagtaaaaggttacatgATGGCAGACAAAGCGAAGCAATTAAGTTTTGAGGAGTGCGCGGTAGCATTATCAAGTTTAGCTATATTTCACGCTGCTTCAGTGAAATTATACGAAACTGAGCCcgaattaattaaaaaggttAGTGTAGAAATACTATTTCGTGAGgatacaaaagaatattttaccgGTATCACTGAAGGTTTTATTCACAGAGCTGGAGATGAATTTGAAAAACATCCtgaattaagaaaatatgttGAATCAATACGTAAAGTCGAAAAACGTATATTTGATGAACTCGTTCAGCTATGTAAACCTAAAGAAAGCGAATTTAATGTACTAAACCACGGGGATTTTTGGACAAATAATATGATGTTTAAATATATCGACAATAAACCGGTTCATGTTATACCTATCGATTTGCAAGCATGTCGTTATGCAACTCCGGCTCTCGATATCGTATACTTTATGTATTCAAGTGCAAAAGAAGAAGTTAGAACGGAAAAGTACGATGATttgttgaatatatatttaaataaattaaataaatatcttgaaaTATTTCGTAGTGAAAAAAGACTTAACATAACGGAATTAAAGAACGCTATCGATGAGTGTGGAATACTAGCTGTCCAAGTAACTATTGCTTTTTTGCCGTTTTTCCTAGTAGATTCAGATAAAACTGAAATCATTGATGTGAGGGAAATGTCCATAGAAGAATTCAAAAATTCGGGAAGCGGTAATAATATGGATggttatttcagaaataataagtatttgaaaataatagaaaaacgttttgaagaatttgaaaataatagatggtatttaaaaacttaa